One stretch of Oncorhynchus keta strain PuntledgeMale-10-30-2019 chromosome 16, Oket_V2, whole genome shotgun sequence DNA includes these proteins:
- the LOC118395528 gene encoding pericentriolar material 1 protein-like isoform X3, which produces MATGGSPFDDCADEQELHNWTVTNGSSLEDRLNNMDWGIQQKKANRSTEKNRKKFSAGGVAESRLTNDISPESTPGTGRRRTNTPHTFPHVKYTTQMSVPDQAELERLRQRINFTDLDERSVGSDSQGRVTAANNQRELAAENKKPFKFLPLHVNTNKSREAPSASAPTTPSVAATAKKQSPGLGLRDAFTPSQPSNDTPRLGRGAERGLLPPREDGRGELSIDSSQVVSKLVQIREYIGKASSMRDDLVEKKDIPANVERLTHLIAHLKEQERSYLRFLQKMLARENEEDEAGTLDSAVGSGSLPESASLNMEVRSSDVSNATGRVAGRSEQKEELENLRKQHELLKKMLEQQEQLRALQGRQAALLTMQHSSQHASHTMADTVPTETTGSVSGLSITSELNDELNDLIQRFHNQLHDSQTKAAVPDNRRQAASLSLSREVCRSRSSQPSPPPRSAASSFLRPPPLTSLTSISLTSASAASAKLTKLQELQDKKQTMDKILQELHSLRDQTLNNNSCRSASMPLSSQHSLALGADPSSDRPSALYREPNGASAIRRDASTYHPSTHTQQPQHEDAPADKLRKLKEVHKRLNELRELVQYYEQTSDMIVDTVNENVKEEEEEVETEEDGSMLETMFDSEQENRRPPITNIRNPQHSGNWTEMNSLTNGRGGGSTNNHADGRLNTECEINNRSAAANLRSLNIPSAIECQYNRPYNQVNDDDDDDALEDEEVRGARGRDSEGSGSSRRSSLGNDDADFAHKVHRLQTAKQKLRQLQELVAMVQSDDTDATTANEDEGLHQQPNNTRGAAAGSSSAARSPRDLTLTDKAREKLYEEKLRQQQQELQQLHEERQRLMEIQDQIQDLQWACPDLQSSVSSSTVSQQALMRKVPAAASTPAPPPAPAAAPKATASPAATATLKPTAQAAANASVTDNEQLWCEMRRHQILREELRQRRKHLESLMAEHQRRSGLSDSPYRMEDPEGHAAATQPLSRDERTMATWGGSTPCQLDEDCYPSELGAEEEEEEEEEDDDEEEAGAESSSSDDLHCYSTRKQRSYSNRKTLGSNVLKPPQQFASEASGRPSPRSRGKQQQQAHGGVSIGGARRQENLRWAAELSFQEGSGLASRHWQEQVGTLQRQLDFSTSMCQTLLQDQQTLSYMLQTLLTGPHNALPNNLSSPQVHLVMHQLSQCYTQLAWQQNNVERLRLVLSDLLRQQQQQLSSSSGQQPQNQGSTSRDSGSACPPLSPTSLFLPFTTSMPPSVNQALNLPPGLAGFSPFSSGFNFNPLFPSAMGEFLQSAGGQASPDNQQQQQLDPNTSEYLSFPPPLQRSPLNTVDKRPQKQNEGSSSRGHESGWLNVSQPPAPINESPSPLPYRGANIPRPQAFDQASQESFSSMPDPADPTTVTKTFRAGRKVSAQACLASRDKTPNSKRRTRRAKGHHKNMGVESDSVSSTADFVQERAAQPHRQRDQNQSLLDKLTQEKLDSKTKTGNKPNDLSSGASSDFSLFEALRETIYSEVATLISQNESRPHFLIELFHELQLLNTDYLRQRALYSLQDIVTRHLTDKSAAEDQASLGPVAWAAGSQSELTPSESLATSDGDVSVKNIRVIKHHDPSKRRNGAESLENESTLSTTSNLEPFANDDLGNTVIHLDKALARMREYERMKLKAELSPNTTAATASEASANSSASAAQLLEGAGVWSGDVHCPQIDTQQLDRQIKAIMTEVIPFLEEHMDEVCSYQLLTSVRRMVLTLTQQNDESKEFVRFFHRQLGGILQDSLNKFVGRTLKDCGEDLLVEISEILFNELAFFRLMQDLDSNSSSTATIANSQARHKNHRRQSPNNNQVKREHRNNEENKSPAVEKSFSPVYLEDKDEDETEQKETERKDSRSSETSEMEDDGESLPLSISLSKAETQALTNYGSGEDENEVEEMEEFEAEPQDVQTSLQASNDGVEQRGAANEVPANGNRETKSDQESSESNDVKSSKSESIEVVDSPEEEGEGVEHRRPERESQGGVASATTNYQEGSHSQGSNSSGSPDTESPVMVNIDEVGSGNTSQKSDEEDFVKVEDLPMQLSVICEEALQKRIVEEQQNNNLSAEILNGNTDTLAGLVGNGHTLKEPETIGAQSA; this is translated from the exons ATGGCAACAGGGGGCTCCCCCTTTGACGACTGCGCAGACGAGCAGGAGCTTCATAACTGGACCGTTACCAACGGCAGCAGCCTGGAGGACAGGCTCAACAACATG GACTGGGGCATCCAGCAGAAGAAGGCCAACCGCTCGACGGAGAAGAACAGGAAGAAATTCTCAGCCGGCGGCGTGGCGGAGAGCCGATTGACCAATGACATCTCCCCGGAGTCCACACCTGGCACGGGGCGGAGAAGGACGAACACCCCTCACACCTTCCCCCATGTCAAGTACACCACCCAGATGTCGGTGCCCGATCAGGCCGAGCTGGAACGTCTCCGGCAGAGGATCAACTTTACTGACCTCGATGAG AGGAGCGTCGGCAGTGACTCCCAGGGCCGTGTAACAGCAGCCAACAACCAGCGAGAGCTGGCGGCGGAAAACAAAAAGCCCTTCAAATTCCTGCCGCTTCACGTGAACACCAACAAGAGCCGGGAGGCGCCCTCAGCCTCGGCCCCCACAACCCCCTCCGTCGCCGCCACAGCCAAAAAGCAGAGCCCTGGCCTGGGTCTCAGGGACGCGTTCACCCCCTCCCAGCCCAGCAATGACACCCCCAGGCTAGGTAGAGGGGCCGAGAGAGGGCTCCTTCCCCctagggaggatgggagaggagagctcAGCATCGACAGTAGCCAG GTGGTGAGCAAGCTGGTTCAGATCCGGGAGTACATCGGCAAGGCCAGCTCCATGAGGGATGACCTGGTGGAGAAGAAGGACATCCCGGCCAACGTGGAGCGCCTCACCCACCTCATCGCCCACCTCAAGGAGCAGGAGAGGTCCTACCTCCGCTTCCTGCAGAAGATGCTG GCGAGGGAGAACGAGGAGGACGAGGCAGGAACACTGGACTCTGCCGTGGGTTCAGGCTCATTGCCAGAGAGCGCCTCCCTCAACATGGAGGTGCGCTCCTCGGACGTCTCCAACGCCACT GGCCGTGTTGCAGGCCGCAGTGAACAGAAGGAGGAGCTGGAGAACTTGAGGAAGCAGCACGAGCTCCTGAAGAAGATGCTGGAGCAGCAGGAGCAGCTCAGGGCTCTACAGGGCCGCCAGGCAGCACTACTGACCATGCAGCACAGCTCTCAGCACGCCTCCCACACCATGGCTGACACCG TGCCGACAGAGACCACAGGCAGTGTGTCAGGGCTGAGCATCACCTCGGAGCTGAACGATGAGCTGAACGACCTCATTCAGCGCTTCCACAACCAGCTGCACGACTCCCAG ACCAAGGCAGCAGTCCCAGACAACCGCAGACAAGCCGcgagcctctccctctcccgggAGGTCTGCCGCTCTCGCTCCTCCCAGCCGTCCCCTCCTCCCCGCTCTGCCGCCTCCTCTTTCCTCCGCCccccccctctcacctccctgACCTCCATCAGCCTTACATCGGCCTCGGCGGCGAGCGCCAAGCTGACCAAGCTGCAGGAACTGCAGGACAAGAAGCAGACCATGGACAAGATCCTGCAGGAGCTGCACTCGCTCCGTGACCAGACCCTCAACAACAACTCCT GTCGCAGCGCCAGTATGCCCCTGTCCTCTCAGCATAGCCTGGCTCTGGGCGCGGACCCCTCCTCGGACCGCCCGTCTGCCCTGTACAGAGAGCCCAACGGGGCCTCAGCCATAAGACGGGATGCCTCCACCtaccacccctccacacacacccagCAACCCCAACATGAGGACGCCCCAGCTGACAAACTCCG GAAGCTGAAGGAGGTGCACAAGCGTTTGAATGAGCTGCGCGAGCTGGTACAGTACTACGAGCAGACATCGGACATGATTGTGGACACGGTCAACGAGAacgtgaaggaggaggaggaggaggtggagactgAGGAGGACGGCTCCATGCTGGAGACCATGTTCGACTCTGAGCAGGAGAACCGCCGGCCCCCCATCACAAACATCAG AAACCCACAGCATTCTGGGAACTGGACAGAAATGAACAGTCTGACCAACGGCCGAGGAGGAGGCAGCACCAACAACCATGCTGACGGCAGGCTCAACACAGAGTGTGAGATCAACAACCGCTCTGCAGCAGCCAACCTCCGCAGCCTCAACATCCCCTCAGCCATAG AGTGCCAGTACAACCGGCCCTACAACCAGGTCAATGACGACGATGATGACGATGCCCTGGAGGATGAAGAGGTGCGGGGGGCCAGGGGCCGGGACAGCGAGGGCTCAGGGTCGAGCAGGAGGAGCAGCCTGGGGAACGATGACGCAGACTTTGCCCACAAAGTTCACCGGCTGCAGACGGCCAAGCAGAAACTACGGCAGCTCCAGGAGCTGGTGGCCATGGTGCAG AGTGACGATACAGACGCCACCACGGCCAACGAGGACGAGGGCCTCCACCAGCAGCCCAACAACACCAGAGGTGCTGCTGCTGGCTCCTCCTCTGCAGCCAGGAGCCCCAGAGACCTCACCCTCACAGACAAAGCCAG GGAGAAGCTGTATGAGGAGAAGCTTCGTCAGCAGCAGCAGGAGTTGCAGCAGCTTCACGAGGAACGCCAGCGGCTGATGGAGATCCAAGACCAGATCCAGGACCTGCAGTGGGCCTGCCCCGAcctgcag TCGTCGGTGTCCAGCAGCACAGTGAGTCAGCAGGCCCTGATGAGGAAGGTCCCGGCTGCAGCTTCCACCCCagcccctccccctgctcctGCTGCAGCCCCCAAAGCGACTGCTTCTCCTGCCGCCACCGCCACGCTCAAACCCACAGCCCAGGCCGCCGCGAACGCCTCTGTCACCGACAACGAA CAGCTGTGGTGTGAGATGCGGCGCCACCAGATCCTGCGGGAGGAGCTCCGCCAGCGGAGGAAGCACCTGGAGTCCCTGATGGCCGAGCACCAGAGGAGGAGCGGCCTCAGCGACTCCCCCTACAGGATGGAGGACCCCGAGGGTCACGCCGCCGCCACGCAGCCACTCAGCAGGGACGAGAG GACCATGGCCACATGGGGCGGCTCCACCCCCTGCCAGCTGGACGAGGACTGCTACCCCTCTGAGTTGGGCgctgaggaagaagaagaagaagaagaggaggatgatgatgaagaagaagCCGGAGCAGAGTCCAGCTCCAGTGATGACCTGCATTGCTACTCCACTAGGAAGCAGAGATCCTACAGCAACAGGAAGACACTGGGCAG CAACGTTCTGAAGCCGCCCCAACAATTCGCATCCGAAGCTAGTGGCCGTCCCTCTCCCCGTTCTCGAGGCAAACAACAGCAACAAGCCCACGGTGGCGTCAGCATCGGGGGTGCCAGGCGCCAGGAGAACCTACGCTGGGCGGCCGAGCTGTCCTTCCAGGAGGGGTCTGGGTTGGCATCACGCCACTGGCAGGAGCAGGTGGGCACACTACAGAGGCAGCTGGACTTCAGCACCAGCATGTGTCAGACCCTACTGCAGGATCAACAG ACGCTGTCCTACATGCTCCAGACCCTGCTGACAGGACCGCACAACGCGCTGCCCAACAACCTGTCCTCCCCCCAGGTTCACCTGGTCATGCACCAGCTCAGCCAGTGTTACACACAGCTGGCCTGGCAGCAGAACAACGTCGAAAG ACTGAGACTGGTGCTGAGCGACCTGCTCcgtcaacaacagcagcagctgtCTTCGTCTTCAGGTCAGCAGCCCCAGAACCAGGGCTCCACGTCCCGGGACTCCGGCAGTGcctgtccccccctctcccccaccagcCTCTTTCTCCCCTTCACCACCTCCATGCCCCCCTCTGTCAACCAGGCCCTCAACCTGCCTCCCGGCCTGGCTGGATTCTCGCCCTTCTCCTCCG GGTTTAACTTCAACCCCCTGTTCCCTTCTGCTATGGGTGAGTTCCTTCAGAGTGCTGGTGGCCAAGCCAGCCCAGACaaccaacagcagcagcagctggaTCCCAACACCTCAGAGTACTTGAGCTTCCCCCCGCCCCTACAACGCTCCCCACTCAACACTGTAGACAAAAG GCCCCAGAAGCAGAATGAAGGAAGCAGCAGTCGTGGCCATGAATCTGGCTGGCTCAACGTCTCCCAGCCGCCAGCTCCTATCAACGaatccccctcccctctaccctaTAGAGGGGCTAACATCCCCCGGCCCCAGGCCTTCGACCAGGCCTCCCAGGAGAGCTTCAGCAGCATGCCGGACCCAGCTGACCCCACCACCGTCACCAAGACCTTTAGGGCAGGACGTAAGGTCTCTGCCCAGGCCTGCCTGGCCTCTCGCGACAAGACGCCCAACTCCAAGAGGAGGACCCGGCGGGCCAAGGGACACCACAAGAACATGG GAGTGGAGAGTGACAGCGTGTCCAGCACGGCCGACTTTGTCCAGGAGAGGGCGGCGCAGCCCCATCGTCAGCGGGATCAGAACCAGAGCCTGCTGGACAAACTGACCCAGGAGAAACTGGACAGCAAGACCAAGACCGGCAACAAGCCAAACGACCTCTCCTCCG GTGCCAGCAGTGACTTCTCCCTGTTCGAGGCCCTTAGGGAGACCATCTACTCAGAGGTGGCCACACTCATCTCCCAGAACGAGTCGCGGCCCCACTTCCTCATCGAGCTCTTCCACGAGCTGCAGCTGCTCAACACCGACTACCTGCGCCAGAGGGCACTCTACTCCCTACAG GACATAGTGACCAGGCACTTGACGGACAAGAGTGCAGCCGAGGACCAGGCCTCCCTGGGTCCCGTGGCCTGGGCGGCCGGCTCCCAGTCAGAGCTCACCCCAAGTGAGAGCCTGGCCACCAGCGACGGG GACGTGTCGGTGAAGAATATCCGGGTCATCAAGCATCACGACCCGAGTAAGAGGCGGAATGGCGCAGAATCGTTGGAGAACGAGAGCACCCTGTCCACCACCTCCAACCTGGAGCCGTTTGCTAATGACGATttag GTAACACAGTGATCCACTTAGACAAGGCTCTCGCCAGGATGAGGGAGTATGAGCGCATGAAGCTCAAGGCTGAGCTTAGTCCCAacaccactgctgctactgcctcTGAGGCCTCTGCTAACTCTTCTGCTAGCGCTGCTCAGCTGCTGGAAG GTGCGGGAGTCTGGTCAGGTGACGTCCACTGTCCCCAGATCGACACCCAGCAGCTGGATCGACAGATTAAGGCCATCATGACTGAAGTCATCCCCTTCCTCGAG GAGCACATGGACGAGGTGTGTTCCTACCAGCTGCTGACGTCGGTGCGGCGCATGGTGCTCACCCTCACCCAGCAGAACGACGAAAGCAAGGAGTTTGTACGCTTCTTCCACCGACAGCTGGGAGGCATACTGCAG gaCTCTCTGAATAAGTTTGTAGGACGTACTCTAAAGGACTGTGGCGAGGACCTGCTGGTGGAGATCTCTGAAATCCTGTTTAACGAGCTGGCCTTCTTCAGACTCATGCAGGACCTGGACAGCAACAGCAGTAGTACTGCTACTATAGCTAACTCCCAAGCCAGACACAAGAACCACAGGAGACAATCCCCTAATAATAACCAAGTCAAGCGTGAACACAGGAATAATGAG GAGAACAAGTCGCCGGCGGTCGAGAAGTCCTTTTCCCCAGTGTATCTTGAAGACAAA GATGAAGACGAGACGGAGCAGAAAGAGACCGAGAGGAaggacagcaggagcagcgagaCCTCTGAGATGGAGGACGATGGAGAGAGTCTGCCTCTCTCTATTA GTCTGTCCAAGGCGGAGACCCAGGCCCTGACAAACTACGGCAGTGGGGAGGATGAGAAcgaggtggaggagatggaggagtttGAAGCTGAGCCCCAGGACGTCCAGACCTCCCTGCAAGCTAGCAATGACGGAGTCGAGCAACGG GGAGCAGCAAATGAAGTCCCAGCAAATGGAAACCGAGAGACAAAGTCAGACCAAGAAAGCTCTGAGAGTAACGATG TCAAGAGCAGTAAGTCCGAGTCCATCGAGGTGGTGGACTCcccagaggaagagggggagggtgtGGAGCACaggaggccagagagggagagccagGGAGGTGTGGCCTCAGCCACCACCAACTACCAGGAGGGCTCCCACTCCCAGGGCTCAAACAGCAGTGGCAGCCCTGACACAGAGTCACCCGTCATGGTCAACATAGAT GAGGTGGGATCAGGAAACACGAGCCAGAAGTCCGACGAGGAAGACTTTGTCAAAGTGGAGGACTTACCCATGCAGCTCAGTGTCATATGTGAG